In a single window of the Rhizoctonia solani chromosome 16, complete sequence genome:
- a CDS encoding Transposon Tf2-7 polyprotein, which yields MTGTTGTLPEYSIGERVWLDGKNIELRTNSNKLDPKRLGPFKVTEKVSSHAYRLELPETLKIHNVFYVGLLSKAHESPREEEYEVEQIIDSKRQRGKWFYLIKWKGYGPEDNSWEPEELLEHSREEIKRFNQAKLKKARDSAKSL from the exons ATGACCGGGACAACAGGGACGTTACCGGAATACTCCATAGGCGAAAgggtctggctagatggaaagaACATAGAACTCAggacaaactccaacaagctaGACCCCAAGAGACTAGGACCGTTCAAGGTCACAGAGAAAGTATCCAGCCATgcctaccgcctggaactccctgaaaccttgaaaatccacaatgtattctatgtAGGGCTACTATCAAAGGCGCACgaatccccaa gggaagaggaatatgaagtagaacagatcattgactccaagcgtcaacggggaaaatggttctatctgatcaaatggaaggggtacggtccagaagacaattcatgggaaccggaagagctattggaacacagccgagaagagatcaaacgcttcaaccaagctaaactcaaaaaggctcgtgactccgccaagagcctttaa